Genomic window (Syngnathus typhle isolate RoL2023-S1 ecotype Sweden linkage group LG4, RoL_Styp_1.0, whole genome shotgun sequence):
AGGGTTACTATTCACTAAACGTGGTTGTCTAGTTGACTTTCTAGTTATTTTGCCTCGTGTTCTCTATACGGTCGGCGCCGCTATAATTTGGGAGGtatagaatttttatttttttatttcacagccAATGCTACACGGTTGAACTTGCAACGTTTTGCTAGCTAGAGACGTGCAATAACTATGCTTGCTATGCTCAGAAGCGTCTACGTAAAATTAGCATAACCGTAAAGTATATCTTTGTCATATTTTTGCACAAATTTGTGTTTAAAATGCCTTGTTTTGTGTTCTTAAGACTCTCGTGATGGAAATTGCACGCGCGGAAACATGCTTGATAACAGGAGGCTGTGGATACTTCGGCTATCGGTAAAACGTGTTTTCAACCTTTTTTGCTCTTATAAAAAAATCCATTGGACGTTAAGTTTTTCTTGATCTttttgtttcttattttcctgatctttcttttttgcaaGTCGTACTGGTCCAGTACTcatcacaagatggcgccaccgTGTCTTTTAAAGCTTAAATGGTTACAGGTAGCTCAAATCAATCGATGTTTATACATACAGGAGGAAATATACCTTTGAAAATGTAATGAAAGTAAACGGTTTTACATGACAAAAAAATACCTATGAAGATTCAAttaattatgaataaattaTTGCCACAAttacattgttgttttttttaatccatttttaAGAAATGATTATTTGATAGATTTCGACTAACTTTTTTACCGTTTTGTTGGAAATGACCTGCACACTAACCATTTGTCAATGCGTCGACCTCCCACCACAGCCTGGCGGCTCATCTGCATAAGAATGGTGCCAAAGTCATCCTGTTTGACGTCGTCCCTCCGAAGAGTGACGCGTTGGAGGGATTTACATTTGTCCAAGGAGATATCCGAAGCTACGAGCAAGTGGTGAGTGCCGTTTCGGGCGTGGACTGCTTGTACCATGTGGCCTCCTACGGCATGTCCGGCCGGGAGCAGCTAAAGCGGCTTCGCATTGAGGAGGTGAACGTGGACGGCACCCGGAACGTCCTGGACGCCTGCATTCAGTGTGGCGTACCGCGACTTGTTTACACCAGCACTTTCAACGTGGTCTTCGGAGGTCAGGAGATACGCAACGGAGATGAGAACCTCCCGTATCTGCCGCTCCATCTCCACCCGGACCACTATTCCCGGACTAAATCCATAGCGGAGATGGCTGTCCTCAAAGCTAACGGGACAGCGCTTAAGGACGGTTCCGGGGTGCTGAGGACTTGCGCCCTGCGCCCGGCCGGAATCTACGGGCCCGGGGAGCAGAGGCACCTGCCCAGGATCGTGGGCTACATCGAGAAAGGGATCTTCAGCTTCGTCTACGGGAAAGCCAGCAGCTTGGTGGAATTCGTCCACGTGGACAATCTGGTGTCGGCGCACGTGCTCGCCGCAGAAGCGCTGACCGCCCGGAAGCGTCACCGTGCCGCTGGACAGGCCTACTTCATTTCTGACAGCCGCCCTGTCAATAACTTTGAGTTCTTCAGACCCCTGGTGGAAGGTTTGGGGTACCCTTTCCCAACGCTGCGCCTCCCCGTGACCTTGGTTTACTTTGCCGCCTTTCTCATCGAAACCATCCACCGCCTGGTGGCACCGCTCTACGATTTCCAGCCGCTGCTGACGCGAACCGAGGTCTACAAGACGGGCGTGACGCACTACTTCAGCACGGCCAAGGCCGAGGGCCAGCTGGGTTATCGGCCCAAGGAATATAACCTGGATGAGGTGGTCCGTTGGTTCCGGAGCAGGGGACACGGGAGGAAGCGGCAAAGCTCCCGCGCCGGTCAGCTGGTAGTGAACGTTTTGGTTGTTGCTGCTTTTATGGCGGCGTTGCTCTCTTTTCTACCAGTTGTCGGCAACTGatgatcttttctttttttttttttttaatatattttatacaCTTTCCTCCCTATTAGTATCAAGCTAATGCAATTGCACTTTTGCAATGTTTTGGCCTTGGTATTTTATTGAGTTCAGAATATCACAGCTATCCAATTTTAGCCATTTGCTTGCGATGTTACAACCCAGCTTCACCCCACACGAAGCTGGctggccgaagaagaagaattaaacagttccttCTAAATGTGCCTAAAGGATCttggctgtaaaaaaaaaaaaggtgtttgtttacattcagtgatttgttgtatttatttggAAACCTAATGGAATCTTATGTGATATTTTTACACTCTTTGCTTTGGTTgaggaaataaaaatgtcaaatcaGCCAGGGATATCTATGATGAATAAAAGTCCGCTATGCAAAAGTGCAATTTAAATGTTGctcgattgtttttttttctatgatttACGCACAGCACTTTGTCACAACTGCGGTTCTTGATGTCCTCTAGAAATAAAAATGGAGTTGTCACAGGCGGCCGGATGAAAAGCTTTCTTGGGCCGCCATATGTCCCCCGAGCCTCATGTTGACCTCCACCCCCCCTGCTCCACGCTGAGGGCCGGCAGCCCCTCGCTGAGTTGGTCGCGATCATTGTTCCTCCGCAGCATTAACCACATTCCATAGGGGCGCAGCGCATCCCGTCTCCATCCCCCGCATTCCGACGGCGCGAacgagtcccccccccccctagatcCCTCTTTGGAAAACCACATTTCTGCTTCCGTTTTCACTCTTCCACTTCTTTGTGACGTGTTTTTTTCGACCTCCCCCTCTCATATTCTCTTTCTCGTCGGCTCATCTCTAGTCCCCGCTCACTTTGTTGTCCGCGTAGGGAGAAATGTAAGACGGCCAAACTCCAACCGGAGAGGTGAAATTCCTCCGCGCAGCGCGCCATTGACTGTAAGGACCtttcaacttaaaaaaaaaaaaaaaaactcaagttgACAAACCGTCGGCGAGGAAGCGCGGATGAAATACTTTTTTCTGCAGGCGCCGTAGGAGCGGAGAGGACGGACATGCGGCTCACGACGACGCGGAAAAACACCTTAGCGCCACCGCGTTTGGATTTTTCGCCGTGTTTTGTGCCTTCCGAATGAACCCCGCTAGTGGTCCGCGCTAACTTGTTCCGgactacaaaaacaacaacaacatggacCACTACCAGCACGACGTGGCTCTTCGTGCCGGCCAAATGATGGACGAGCTTTCCCTGTACGACGCTTACCGCCGCCAGGACGCCGCGGGGAGGAATTCGGACTCGACGGCGACCGCGCTCCGGCAGCAGCATCACACCGTGGAGAACTTCACATCGGCGAACAAAGTCTACAACGCGGCTCCGGTGCGTCCGGTTCAATGCGGCCGGACTGTCCCTGTGGATTTCTGCACCCCGCAAAGGGAGGCGGGCTACGCCGAGGAGGGCTGCTGCAAGTCCGAGGTGGCGCTGCCCTGCTACACCGGCGCCACTGAGAGGCAACGGCGTTACTCGCTCGAAGTGCACCGGTACAGCACCGGCTCCGCGTTCGACGCCCTCCACAAGCCCTTGCCTCTGCCGGGCAACAGGTCCAACAGCGTGTGCATGGACGGGAGGCACCACAGCCCGCGTTCCAGCCTGGCGTCCTCCTCCGTCTCCTCGCAGGAGCAGAGCAAGCACGCCAGCCCCCGAGCAAGCCTGGTGGTGGCGGTACCCGGCCTGGCGCACTGCGAGGGCTCCAGCGTCCTGAGCCCCAGGTCCAGTTACGCGAGCACGGCCAGCGACACCAGCAAACACTCGAGCCCCAGGACCAGTCTGAACAGTTGCGACTGCTGCAGCAAGCCCAGCAGCAACCGGACCAGCGGTATCAGCATGGGATACGACCAGAGGCACGCCAGCCCCAGGTCCAGCACTGCCAGCCAGTACTCCTTCACCACCAGCCCCAGTCCCAGGTCCAGCTACTCGGACTCGCGCTACGGACCCCACGTCAGGGACGATTTCGAGGGGGGCGCCCCGCTGGTGGCTAGTCCCAGGTCCAGCATCTGCAGCCAGGATGGCAGTGCCAGAGCTCCCGTTTGCGTGCTCAGTCCCCGCTCCAGCATCTCCAGTCACAGCTCGAGGAGCTCCCGCAGCTCCAGGGGTTCCATGAGCACCTACCCAGACCTGCAGCTACCCTCGCCCAGGGCCTCCATGCTGGGGGGACATGACGAGTCGCTCCTGCAGGAGCTGGGCGACCCCAACGGCGTGCACCCGCGCCTCCACGTCCAGGAGCATCCCTTCCCCCTGGAAGTCACCTCCAAAACGCCCACG
Coding sequences:
- the wtip gene encoding Wilms tumor protein 1-interacting protein homolog encodes the protein MDHYQHDVALRAGQMMDELSLYDAYRRQDAAGRNSDSTATALRQQHHTVENFTSANKVYNAAPVRPVQCGRTVPVDFCTPQREAGYAEEGCCKSEVALPCYTGATERQRRYSLEVHRYSTGSAFDALHKPLPLPGNRSNSVCMDGRHHSPRSSLASSSVSSQEQSKHASPRASLVVAVPGLAHCEGSSVLSPRSSYASTASDTSKHSSPRTSLNSCDCCSKPSSNRTSGISMGYDQRHASPRSSTASQYSFTTSPSPRSSYSDSRYGPHVRDDFEGGAPLVASPRSSICSQDGSARAPVCVLSPRSSISSHSSRSSRSSRGSMSTYPDLQLPSPRASMLGGHDESLLQELGDPNGVHPRLHVQEHPFPLEVTSKTPTAGQRFKLPYQVTPSRESGPSQAERRLEALTLELEKELEMHMKKEYFGICIKCGKGVYGASQACQAMGNLYHTNCFTCCSCGRRLRGKAFYNVNGKVYCEEDFLYSGFQQTAEKCFVCGHLIMEMILQALGKSYHPGCFRCVVCKEGLDGVPFTVDVENNIYCVKDYHTVFAPKCSSCNQPILPAQGSEETIRVVSMDKDYHVECYHCEDCGLQLNDEEGQRCYPLDGHLLCHGCHIRRLQSQVPGPPSPNYPLHVTEL
- the sdr42e1 gene encoding short-chain dehydrogenase/reductase family 42E member 1, with translation MEIARAETCLITGGCGYFGYRLAAHLHKNGAKVILFDVVPPKSDALEGFTFVQGDIRSYEQVVSAVSGVDCLYHVASYGMSGREQLKRLRIEEVNVDGTRNVLDACIQCGVPRLVYTSTFNVVFGGQEIRNGDENLPYLPLHLHPDHYSRTKSIAEMAVLKANGTALKDGSGVLRTCALRPAGIYGPGEQRHLPRIVGYIEKGIFSFVYGKASSLVEFVHVDNLVSAHVLAAEALTARKRHRAAGQAYFISDSRPVNNFEFFRPLVEGLGYPFPTLRLPVTLVYFAAFLIETIHRLVAPLYDFQPLLTRTEVYKTGVTHYFSTAKAEGQLGYRPKEYNLDEVVRWFRSRGHGRKRQSSRAGQLVVNVLVVAAFMAALLSFLPVVGN